The following proteins are encoded in a genomic region of Desulfosporosinus youngiae DSM 17734:
- a CDS encoding 5'-deoxyadenosine deaminase has protein sequence MRVLFKNATIVTMNAGREVIQGDLLVDDTQIAAVGGVIEQPADQIIDLNGDLLIPGLIQTHIHLCQTLYRGQADDLELLDWLRQRIWPLEGGHDPESLYDSALLGIGELFLGGTTTIVDMETVHHTEHAFEAILASGLRALSGKVMMDDCNGDLPASLQETTENSLQESVDLYEKYHGKGNGRLEVAFTPRFVISCTDTLLKEVSRLARAKNAFVHTHASENRSEIQVVESTRGMRNIVYLDKVGLTGPKLILAHCIWLDEAEKEILVQTKTRISHCPSSNLKLASGIAPIPELMKRGAEVSLSADGAPCGNNLDGFREMRHAALIQKPLHGPTVMPAREVFEMATLGGARAIGHEHDLGSLEVGKKADLAAVSLQGLHTWPVEHVDVYSQLVYQAVSSDVRLTMVDGQIVMKDRQLLTIDVPKLKISSTRSLNRVMKRIGLV, from the coding sequence ATGCGTGTGCTCTTTAAGAATGCAACTATTGTAACCATGAATGCTGGACGTGAGGTTATCCAAGGTGATCTGCTGGTGGATGACACGCAGATCGCAGCAGTTGGCGGGGTCATTGAACAGCCTGCTGATCAAATAATCGACCTGAATGGAGATTTACTGATACCTGGTTTGATTCAAACTCACATACATTTGTGTCAGACATTATATCGAGGTCAGGCGGATGACCTGGAGCTTTTAGATTGGCTTAGACAGCGAATTTGGCCGCTGGAAGGCGGACATGATCCGGAATCCCTATATGACTCCGCTTTATTAGGCATCGGAGAATTGTTCCTGGGAGGGACAACGACGATTGTGGATATGGAAACCGTGCATCATACAGAACATGCCTTTGAGGCGATCCTGGCCAGCGGCTTGAGAGCTTTGAGCGGAAAGGTTATGATGGATGACTGCAATGGGGATCTTCCGGCTTCCTTACAAGAAACGACGGAAAACTCTCTGCAAGAAAGCGTCGATTTATATGAAAAATATCACGGAAAAGGAAATGGGCGGCTCGAAGTTGCGTTTACCCCCCGTTTCGTTATTTCCTGTACGGATACATTATTAAAAGAGGTTTCGCGTTTGGCCCGTGCAAAAAATGCGTTTGTGCATACACATGCTTCCGAAAACCGATCAGAAATCCAGGTTGTAGAGAGTACGCGAGGGATGCGCAATATTGTCTATTTGGATAAAGTCGGTTTAACCGGTCCAAAGCTGATATTAGCCCATTGCATCTGGCTTGATGAGGCGGAAAAGGAAATTTTGGTCCAGACCAAGACGAGGATTTCTCATTGTCCCTCCTCAAATTTGAAACTGGCCTCGGGAATCGCGCCGATTCCCGAACTTATGAAACGCGGGGCAGAGGTTTCTTTAAGTGCGGACGGGGCGCCCTGCGGCAATAATCTGGATGGGTTCCGGGAAATGCGGCATGCGGCCCTAATTCAGAAACCGTTGCATGGACCGACCGTTATGCCTGCGCGTGAGGTTTTTGAAATGGCGACCCTTGGCGGTGCCCGTGCAATCGGTCATGAACATGATCTGGGAAGTCTGGAAGTTGGGAAAAAAGCAGATTTGGCAGCGGTAAGTTTGCAGGGGTTACACACTTGGCCGGTCGAGCATGTGGATGTTTATTCACAATTAGTCTATCAGGCAGTTTCCTCTGACGTACGTCTGACCATGGTGGATGGACAAATAGTTATGAAAGATCGGCAGCTGCTGACGATAGATGTTCCCAAGCTTAAGATAAGCTCGACTCGAAGTTTGAACCGGGTCATGAAAAGGATAGGCCTTGTGTAG
- the ade gene encoding adenine deaminase, whose protein sequence is MPSFKQRMDEARGLAKIDLVLKHAKLVNVFSGEIHETDIGIHRGNFVGIGKFGEAETELDLSGKYVVPGLIDGHVHIESSHLCPEEFCSLLLSHGVTTAVVDPHEIANVLGVKGIQYILDSVEDLPFNTFVALPSCVPATDLETSGASLGAKELSQFVDHPKVIGLGEVMDYLGVIQAKKGMVEKLELPVGFFDGHAPGISAQDLNAYFLAGIHTEHECSTVEEARERLRRGFHIMLREGSAAKNLLDLLPAVTPQNSGQCLLVTDDRHPSDLMNEGSIDHLVRMAIKAGMDPIQVIQMATINAARAIGLAHLGAVAPGYQADFVVLDDLNRFEIKEVYWRGIKQSGSKERPRFPRSGCAGLKGSIHLGEWSSAKLRVLANGETNEGLARVRVIGVQEHSLVTSELIRELPVKNGLINPDPSQRIAKLAVLERHHETGNVGLGFVEGLGLRKGAIASTVAHDSHNLVVAGMSDEEMHLAVMTCVEMGGGLCLVDGNQVIGKLPLPIAGLMTDQDAEAVARILSELHERAVWLGISEKVDPFMTLAFLSLPVIPSIKLTDLGLVDVEHFQIISAVL, encoded by the coding sequence ATGCCAAGCTTTAAGCAGAGAATGGATGAGGCCCGCGGCCTGGCTAAGATTGACTTAGTTCTTAAACATGCTAAGTTAGTTAATGTCTTTTCAGGAGAAATCCATGAAACGGACATTGGAATCCATCGGGGTAATTTTGTGGGTATCGGGAAGTTCGGGGAAGCGGAAACAGAACTGGATTTAAGCGGCAAGTATGTTGTTCCGGGCTTGATTGACGGGCATGTTCATATTGAAAGCTCGCATCTTTGTCCGGAAGAATTCTGTTCGCTTCTTCTTTCCCATGGTGTAACGACCGCTGTGGTTGACCCCCATGAAATCGCTAATGTCCTGGGGGTTAAGGGAATTCAATATATCCTTGATAGTGTTGAGGACTTACCCTTTAATACCTTTGTCGCCCTTCCTTCATGTGTTCCGGCAACGGATTTGGAAACCTCCGGGGCGAGTCTTGGAGCGAAGGAATTATCACAATTTGTTGATCATCCAAAAGTGATAGGCTTGGGAGAGGTAATGGACTATTTGGGCGTAATTCAGGCCAAGAAGGGTATGGTGGAAAAGTTAGAACTCCCTGTGGGATTTTTCGATGGTCATGCCCCGGGCATATCCGCGCAAGATTTAAATGCCTATTTTCTGGCGGGAATTCATACGGAACATGAGTGTTCTACAGTTGAAGAGGCCAGAGAACGTTTGAGGCGAGGATTTCACATAATGCTTCGAGAGGGAAGCGCTGCCAAAAACCTATTAGATCTTTTGCCTGCCGTGACCCCGCAAAATTCCGGACAATGTCTTCTGGTAACGGATGACCGTCACCCCAGTGATCTAATGAATGAGGGGAGTATAGATCATCTTGTGCGTATGGCGATAAAGGCGGGCATGGACCCTATTCAAGTCATCCAAATGGCGACGATTAACGCGGCACGTGCCATCGGGCTTGCTCATCTGGGAGCAGTAGCACCCGGATATCAGGCGGACTTCGTTGTTTTGGATGATCTTAACCGATTTGAGATTAAGGAAGTTTATTGGCGCGGGATAAAACAAAGTGGAAGCAAAGAACGACCGCGATTTCCGCGCTCCGGCTGTGCGGGACTTAAAGGAAGTATCCATCTTGGAGAATGGTCTTCCGCCAAGCTCAGGGTCTTGGCCAATGGCGAAACGAATGAAGGTCTTGCCCGGGTCCGGGTTATTGGAGTCCAAGAACATTCTTTAGTAACGTCTGAGTTGATTCGGGAATTACCGGTTAAAAATGGCCTTATCAATCCAGATCCATCTCAAAGGATCGCCAAGCTGGCTGTGTTGGAACGACATCACGAAACGGGTAATGTTGGTCTCGGTTTTGTCGAAGGATTGGGCTTGCGAAAGGGGGCTATCGCTTCGACGGTTGCCCATGACTCGCATAATTTGGTGGTTGCAGGGATGAGCGATGAAGAGATGCACCTCGCAGTTATGACCTGTGTCGAGATGGGAGGTGGCCTTTGTCTAGTCGATGGAAATCAGGTGATTGGGAAGCTTCCTTTGCCGATAGCAGGACTTATGACCGATCAGGATGCCGAAGCAGTCGCACGAATCCTGAGTGAATTGCATGAGAGGGCAGTCTGGCTGGGAATCAGTGAAAAGGTCGATCCGTTTATGACCCTGGCCTTTCTTTCTCTGCCCGTCATTCCGTCAATAAAACTGACAGACTTAGGCTTAGTGGATGTGGAGCATTTTCAAATAATTTCGGCTGTTCTATAA
- a CDS encoding HD-GYP domain-containing protein: protein MRLVNTRYVKEGSVLARPVINASGSVLLQTGVRVTAAYIERLIDMGYDVLFIEDDRLDDVEYGMSISGKTRKVAYKTIKHVSSYIENGMEGLLVADDVRVVIQQMVNDLLASSDILGNLTEIQGYDNYTFHHSINTSMLGLILGIASGYSEQKLIELGMGILMHDIGKILIPESILNKKTPLTVEEFEEIKLHTVKGFEILRKNNDFSLLSSHIAFQHQEKWNGSGYPRGLKGNEIHEYGRLTAVADVYEALTSKRVYRNAIEPNEAFEYIISQSNSHFCPTTLEVFKKHIAVYPSGSGILLSNGQRGNVVKQNPLFPNRPYVRVFYENERELACPIDYNLAECPSLMIVLVDNR from the coding sequence ATGCGCTTGGTAAACACTCGGTATGTTAAGGAAGGATCAGTCCTGGCACGTCCTGTGATCAATGCTTCAGGCAGTGTTTTATTGCAGACAGGAGTGCGTGTAACGGCTGCCTATATTGAACGTTTGATAGACATGGGATATGATGTTCTATTTATAGAGGATGACCGGTTGGATGATGTCGAGTACGGTATGTCTATTTCCGGGAAGACACGGAAAGTTGCTTATAAAACAATTAAGCATGTCAGCAGTTATATTGAAAATGGTATGGAAGGTTTATTAGTGGCGGACGATGTGCGCGTGGTTATTCAGCAAATGGTTAATGATTTGTTGGCTAGTTCAGACATTCTGGGGAATCTGACCGAAATTCAGGGATACGACAATTATACATTTCACCATTCTATTAATACATCCATGCTTGGGCTTATATTGGGCATTGCCTCCGGGTATTCTGAACAGAAATTGATTGAACTTGGTATGGGCATACTAATGCATGATATCGGAAAGATTTTGATTCCAGAGTCAATTTTAAATAAGAAGACGCCGCTGACAGTGGAGGAATTTGAGGAGATCAAGCTGCATACGGTCAAGGGATTTGAAATTCTGCGTAAAAATAATGATTTTAGTTTACTCTCCAGTCATATCGCCTTTCAGCATCAAGAGAAATGGAATGGGTCAGGTTATCCGAGGGGGCTTAAAGGAAACGAAATTCACGAGTATGGCCGGTTGACGGCGGTAGCTGATGTGTATGAAGCCCTTACCAGTAAACGAGTTTATCGCAACGCGATTGAGCCAAATGAAGCTTTCGAATATATCATCTCTCAATCCAATTCGCATTTTTGTCCAACAACGCTTGAAGTGTTTAAGAAACATATTGCGGTTTACCCTTCAGGTTCCGGAATTCTTCTTAGTAATGGACAAAGGGGTAATGTTGTAAAACAAAACCCGTTGTTTCCAAATCGTCCTTACGTAAGGGTATTCTATGAGAATGAACGGGAATTAGCCTGTCCAATTGATTATAATCTGGCGGAATGTCCGTCTCTAATGATTGTTTTAGTAGATAATCGGTAA